The genomic segment TTTTTTAAAATAACCTTACCTTTTCGATCAACAAAAATCTCTAAATTAGTGCCTTCATCAATATTCAAATTCCTTCTAAGTTCTTTGGGAATAACTACCCGCCCTAAATTGTCTATCTTTCTAACGATTCCAGTTGCTTTCATATTATCGCCTCCTTACCCCTATTTTACTCACTTTTTATAATTATTATGTAATATTTGACCTTCAAAAAGGCTTTTTTAAAAACATAATAATTTGATTTCCTCTAATATCTATCTTTGTAAAATTTTAATTTTTATACGTCTTTACCTATACAGGAATATTTTACTTATTCTAATTGACTGATTGTGTACAACAGGATATAATTTAAGTAAGCATTCATGGTTAAACTGCAAAAAGCTAATTTTGAGCGCCATAGAAATTTTTCGTTTAACCATCTTGGTGAGATTTCAGTCGAACTTTAAATGGTTCGAAAAATTTCTTTTAAAGTGAAAAATTAGCTTTTTGCAGCAAAATCATTTATAGATTGTTGGTTGTAATTATTTATTTTAAAATTTTATTAAAGGAGTGAAATTTATGAAATTTAGCAGGTTAATCCTTGCTGTTGTGGTAGTCACTTTATTTTTATCAGGTTGTTCGATGCCAGCTTTTAAAGATTTTTCAGAAATTAAACCTCCATCCTGGAAAGTAAATGTAGCAGTACCTGTATATAAAGGAGAATCACTTTTAAAAAAAGCAATTGATGAAAGTAAGTTGTCAAACCCAGAAAAGGGTATCACTTTTGGAGTTGAAGGTGATACATACGTATATACTTATGAAAATAATATTAATCCTTACAGCCTTGAAGGAGCTTTAGGTGAGATAGATACTGCTTCCTTCAATTTTGAATATACAAAAGAATTGGGAGCACTTAAAGTCACTACTAATATTTTAGCAAACTACTTTAATAGTTATGGAGATACGTTAACCCAAGATACCCTGGTTATTCCATCATTTGAAAAAAACTGGACAACCAATACTGGATATATACCCCTTCCTTTTACCAGAGCTAGAATATCTAACTATTTTAATGAGTTAGATGAAAATGATAAAACAAATAAACTTATATTTACTTTGAAAACTACAGAACCCATTGATTATTTAAATATCAAAATTTTGGGAATAGTAGATGCTAACGGTAATCCCCTTACATGTCAATTTGGAAAAATTGGAGGGGATAACGATACAGTAGTACCCGAGGTAACATTAACAAAAACAATTTCTCTGGCCGGATCTGTGATAACAGAAAATATTGATTTAGACATTACATTAGGAGTTCATAGTTCAAAAGGTTCCATCAGTTTAGACATCGAATTACAGGAAATTGAAATTGTTGAACTTGAAGGTTTTCTTGGGGACGTTTCCCTTGATGAATCTACATTTCAAATTTCTGGACTTAATCCTTTAAGGGACAATAACCTGGGAATTGACAGTATCACATTTGAATCTGGAAAAATAGAGATCACTACAACCTATAGTGGTCCAGACAATAATTTTCCATTCCAGGTTACTATTCAAGAAATTAAACTAGGTAATAATCTCTTTCAGAACGATATCAATAACAATCTATATATCGACCTAACTAATATGACCCTGGATTTAAATGCTGATTTTTCAGGAACTATTACAATAAACCCTACATCTATCAATACCTATGATGTATGGGATGAAAACACTAACCAATTAATTCCTTATAAATATACCATTAAATTCTCCATGGCTAATGTTAAAGTAAAATCAATCACAGGGAATGTTGCAAAATTAACTGAACTTATATATGACCCTAATCCAGCCACTCCTGAATGGGACTTTTTAATTGAAGAAAGCAGTCCAGGTAAAGAAGAAATTCCTTATCCTGAAGAGTTAAAAGAATTTGAATTTGGACTCCCAGGTATATACATTGAATTGACTATTAATAATAATACAGACTTTGCAGGTGATCTAACTTTGACAGTTACACCTTATGCTGATGCAACAGGAACTCCTGCTACAGACAAAGATGGAAACGTGCTTCCAGAAGCTGTCATAAATATTCAGATACCAGCAAGAACAGGTAATGAGGGTTATATAGAAAAAATTAATACCGAACCCATTCTTGATATGTTTAATAATAGAGTGCCCTATATGTCCTTCTCTATTTCCGGTAATCTTTATATCGCAGGAGAAAAAGTAACTATTTCCACTGACGATTCTATAGCAGTATCCATGAAAGTATCTGTACCGATACTCTTAAAAATACCTGCAGGTGGTTCAATCTTTAATATTTTAAATAATGAAAAGATCACCCTATCAGCTGATGATATTAATACTATAGAACAAATAGCCGAATTCATTGAAGAAGCTTATATTCATATTCCTTACCAAAATGGAAGTACTCTTGGTTTTGGCCCAATCTTTACCTTCTCTGATGGTGTCAACAAAGTTACACTGAATGAAAAAAATACCGTCCTTTATCCTAAGGAGGATAATCAAGAATTTTATGAAGGTGAATTAATCTTTGGTATAAACAAAGAATTAATTGACATCATTAAAAATGAAAATGGATTCTATTTAACTGTTGATTTAAAAATTCCTAATGAGAGCGATAAAGAGCGGGAAATGAAATTAGAACCAGATGCCTTTATAAAGTATAATATCTATCTAACAGGCAAGATCAATGCCCATGTACCGGAAGATATTTAAAAAAGGAGTGACTTTTAAGTGAAAAGAGCATATCTCTTGCTTGGACTGTTGCTTTTAACAATGATATTTTCTGGAACTGTAAATGCTTCTGCAGATATAAAGGGAATGGGAAATGCCCCTGGCGCAGCAGCTATAGGTGATAATGCTATTGAATGGAATCCTGCTGCACTTAATGTAGAAAAAGGCATTTTTAAATTAGATCTGGCACTTCTAGATACTACCCTCTGGACCAACTCTTTTAGCATTATCGATATTCTTAATTATGGTGGACTTGTAGAAGGTAGTGATGCTAATTGGGATGAGGAAGAAATCGAAGAGATTCTAAATCTAATTCCCAAAACAGGGTTCAGTATCAATATGGATCATACTACCCGGCCAAAGCTGATCATTGGCCCTGTGGGATTTTCTACAGGTATTAATGTCCATGCCAGAGGTAGATTGGATAAAGACCTTTTTGAGCTATTTTTAAAGGGAAATACACCTTATGTTGATTTGAAAGGAACTAACGAACCAGAAAAGATTCTTGATCTTACAGATACCGAACTTGACTTTCTAGCTACCGCCGATATAGGCTTAGCATTTGGTATTCCACTTCATAAATTTAAGTTTATCAAAGATAAAATCAGTAAATATTTTGACACATTATATTTTGGTACTGGTTATCATTACGTAACAGGTTTCCATGCTAATATAACCCTTACTGATGAGACTAAATTTTATCTTGGTTATGATGATGAAGGAATCCCTACTATCCGTTTCGAGGATAACAAAACCTTTAAAGAGAAACTGGATGAATTAGAAGAAGGCGCTTTATATCCATTGATCGAAGCTATTTATCCCACTGACTTTTCACATATAGGAACTGGATCAGCCCTTGACTTTGGACTATTTGCTCAACGAGATAAACTCTCTTTTGGCGTAAGTTTAATGAACCTTGGCTCCATTACTATTAAAGATGGAGAAATAATGCAATACGGATTAATTAAAGACTCCGGAACTGAAGAAGGCTTTAGATTCTCAGAAGAACCTGTAATTACAAAATTAACTGAACCCCGCAAAGTTATGCTTCCTTCAAAGTTTAACTTAGGAGTATCTTATAAATTCAGACGCTGGCTTTTGTTGGGCGCTCAGTTTTCCAGTACTAAAGCCGGCGAGAATTTACGCTACAATGAAATTGGCGCAGGATTAGAATTTAATCCTCTAAGAATTCTCCCCCTTCGGCTTGGTATAATTAGATCTTTTGCTAAAAATAGTACTACTTATACCGGAGGTCTGGGAATACATTTAGGTCCTCTTAAGACTGATCTGGCAGCAACATTTGATTATAAAAGTATTTCTATGGGTGTCAATACTTCTATTGAATTTTAAAAGAACAAAATGCCCTTCGGGCACTGCACAAAGCTAATTTTTCGCTTCACAGTGAAATTTTTCGAACCATCTAAAGTTCGATCTCAATCGAAATAAGGCATACTAATCAACGGGCTCTCCTGGCCTTTGATTAGCTCATCACTTCCTGTGATGAGGCCTTATTTCTCCTTCGATCTCACTAAGATGGTTTAACGAAAAATTTCAACATCGCTCAAAATTAGCATTGTGCAGTTTGATTATAATGTTATCCACAAACTGCAAAAAAGTATAATTTCCTAAACATTTAAAAAATATCGACCCTTTTACAGGGTCGATATTTTTTAACTTTATAAATATTTTTTCATTTTAGTTGCCAAACATTTCTTTTAATTCTTCCCGGGTAGAAGGAACTTTTATTTCACCAGCGATAATTTGCATCTTATATCCTTCTACGATATCAAGAGTATCTTTATCAAACATTTTCTTTGCATGTTCACTATAACCTACACCATTTTCCGCTAAACCAAGAACAATGTGACCAGCTTTCCACTCACCTTTAATCAAAGCCTTAGATACGGTATAAACACCAACATCAACCCGCTTCAGCATACTGGTCAGTACGCTATCTGGTGCTAAGTGGAATTGAGGACTGTCAACGCCAATGGCAAAGTACTCAGGACCTTTTTCTTCAGCAGCCTTAATAACACCAATACCACAAGCACCGGAAGCGTGATAAATAATATCAGCACCCTGAGAATATTGGGTCAGAGCCAATTCCTTACCCTTGTTTGGATCATCAAACACACCAGTATAACCAACAATAACTTCTGCATCTGGATTTACTGTTTTTACACCAGCAATAAAGCCAGCCTCAAACTTGTGAATCAATGGGAAGTCCATACCACCAATAAAACCAACTTTATTGGTCTTTGTTTTCAGACCAGCTAAAACCCCTACCAGAAAAGAACCTTCATGTTCCTTAAATGTTACAGAAGCTACATTTGGAGCATCCACAACAGAGTCAATCAGACCAAATCTGGTATCAGGATATAATTCAGCAACTTCAGCCAGAGCATCTTGCATCAAAAAACCGATAGCCCAAACCAGGTCATATCCCTGCTCTGCAAGACTACTTAAGTTTACAACATAATCAGTCATCATAGCAGATTCAACAACAGTAACTTTTACTCCAAATTCTTCTTCTAGCCACTTCAAACCCCGATAAGCTGCATCATTAAAGGATTGGTCTCCCAGTCCGCCAACATCTGTAACCATACCAATTTTGATTTCATCTTTGGCCAAAACCATAACTGAAAGACTTAAAAGACAAACTACAGTTAACATAAGTACCAATAGTTTTTTCATAAAAAGCACCCTCCTGTCATTCATTTTTTTATAATTATTAATTCTACAATCCGCAGCAATTCTCCTGCTTCTAATTAAATAGGTATTATATTAATTTTTTGCTTTAATTAAAAATTATCTTCCTAATTCATTTTTCTGATTCACTAACCCTGTTACAATCAAAAAAATTATTCCCTTACTATAGCAGGAACCATATATTCCCGACCAACTACCTAAATCATTCCTGCTTTCTGGGAAAAAGCCCATCTTGAATGAAAGATTATCACAGAGCCATCGGTAAAGGAAGAATCTAGACTAATCTTCAAACGATAGTGAAATTTCAGTCGAACTTTAGACGGTTCGAAAAATTTCTTTATAAAGCGAAAAATTAGCTTTTTACAGTAAAATCATCCTATACATTTTATTAAATATCCTTTGAAATTACCCTAAAGGAAGCTATAAAATAATCTATAAATGATTATACTGCAAAAAGCTAATTTTGAGCGACATAGAAATTTTTCGCCAAATCATCTTAGCGAGATTTCCGACGAAATAAGGCTTCATTAAAGGATGTGATGAGCTAATCAAGGGCCAGGAGAGCCCTTTGATTAGGAAGCCTTATTTCAGCAGAAATCAAGCTTTAGATAATTCGAAAAATTTCTCAAGAAGCAAAAAATTAGCTTTTTGCAGTTTAACCATAAATCAAATATTGAAATAAAAATTCTTTTAACTTTCAATACCTATCCTCCTGATATTAACTTTAATCTTTACATGAACTACTGCCCGGGGAAATTCTTCTTCCCAGTTATGGGATTTCCAATAAGCAGGATAATATGCACGAAAATACTCACCAAAACCAAATACATCTGATTTAAACTCATGCTGAACTTTATCAATAGTTTTGGCGAATTCCCGCTCCAAACGTGCTTTTAATGCTCTTTCCGTCCTTTTGATGGTTTGAACATTGATAGCAGGAATAAGGGATGTCTGTTCAGTTAGATCTCCTTCTATTTCCAGGTTAAGATAAACATGAGGTATGTCATCTTTTACTTCTGTTTTTACATCAGTAAAAACATTACGAAAAGAAAAAGTAATTGACTCCTCATCCGGCCAGGTAGCCTGTCCGATAGTTATTGTACCATGCTTAGATTTTCCAATAATCATCTGATAAATCTGAACTTCTATATTATCAATAGTGCCTATAAACTTATCTTTTTTAAATATAGCAATACTAAAAGCGGTAATAGTCCTTTTATCTTTAGACATGCGTAAATAGGTTGTAACCGGTTCTTTTCCTTCACGGCTTAAAGCTTCAAAAAAATCACGGAAGGAAAAATCAAGGGCCCTGGAAAATTGACTATTGGTTTTGATCAAATTAACTACATAGTCAACTGGGAGAGGATTACTGGGATTTTTAAGTTTCCAGATATCAGCAGCCCTCCCCTCAACTACTGCAATTAAGGTCTTACGGTTAACTCTGGGATTTCGGCCTAAAGAATCCAGGTGCTTTTGAATCCCCTTTCTGGCAAAATCTTCACCTATTACTAGAATACGAAGATGACCAAACTCTATTGAACGATACAAATGAGCCTGAGCATTCATCCTGGCTTCTTCTACAGAATGGCCGGTAGATGCTACTACAGTAATAGGTTCTTTTGCTCCTTCAGCTGTAGAAGGCGAACTTAAATTCAGAGTCAAAAGATGAGGGTCATCTTTTGAAACATCCCAACTCATCCCCCATACCAGAAACTGCTCTTCAATCTCTTTTGCATCCCAACACCCTGAAAATAATAACAATACCATAATAAGTACAACCCATATTTTAATAGTTTTCATTATTATTCACCTTTCTTCGAATAATTGCTACTCCAAATACAATAGCAATAGCTGACCAGATAACACTATTTCCTATATATCCCATTAATTCTACATATTTAAATACTTCTCCCGCGTTTTGAGGAACTATCGTTAAAAAATAAATAGGTATAGCCAGAAATAGCCCGGTATTTTTATAACCCTCTATTTTTAATATTTGTTCGATAGAGAGATTGGCCATATAGTAAAATAAAGCAATAGAACTGAAGATAATAAAAATCAAAAAATACATCAGAAAAAACTCAACCCGTTCGATGACTGGAAAGGTAAGCATTTTAAAATATTGAAGCAATGGATAAAGAAAAAATCCAATCTCAATATGTCCAAAAACAGCAATATTACTAAAAACAACAAAGGTCTTTAGAAGTACAATTATAAGTACAGCAAAATTTG from the Anoxybacter fermentans genome contains:
- a CDS encoding DUF5723 family protein; translation: MKRAYLLLGLLLLTMIFSGTVNASADIKGMGNAPGAAAIGDNAIEWNPAALNVEKGIFKLDLALLDTTLWTNSFSIIDILNYGGLVEGSDANWDEEEIEEILNLIPKTGFSINMDHTTRPKLIIGPVGFSTGINVHARGRLDKDLFELFLKGNTPYVDLKGTNEPEKILDLTDTELDFLATADIGLAFGIPLHKFKFIKDKISKYFDTLYFGTGYHYVTGFHANITLTDETKFYLGYDDEGIPTIRFEDNKTFKEKLDELEEGALYPLIEAIYPTDFSHIGTGSALDFGLFAQRDKLSFGVSLMNLGSITIKDGEIMQYGLIKDSGTEEGFRFSEEPVITKLTEPRKVMLPSKFNLGVSYKFRRWLLLGAQFSSTKAGENLRYNEIGAGLEFNPLRILPLRLGIIRSFAKNSTTYTGGLGIHLGPLKTDLAATFDYKSISMGVNTSIEF
- a CDS encoding BMP family lipoprotein; the encoded protein is MKKLLVLMLTVVCLLSLSVMVLAKDEIKIGMVTDVGGLGDQSFNDAAYRGLKWLEEEFGVKVTVVESAMMTDYVVNLSSLAEQGYDLVWAIGFLMQDALAEVAELYPDTRFGLIDSVVDAPNVASVTFKEHEGSFLVGVLAGLKTKTNKVGFIGGMDFPLIHKFEAGFIAGVKTVNPDAEVIVGYTGVFDDPNKGKELALTQYSQGADIIYHASGACGIGVIKAAEEKGPEYFAIGVDSPQFHLAPDSVLTSMLKRVDVGVYTVSKALIKGEWKAGHIVLGLAENGVGYSEHAKKMFDKDTLDIVEGYKMQIIAGEIKVPSTREELKEMFGN
- a CDS encoding Ger(x)C family spore germination protein — translated: MKTIKIWVVLIMVLLLFSGCWDAKEIEEQFLVWGMSWDVSKDDPHLLTLNLSSPSTAEGAKEPITVVASTGHSVEEARMNAQAHLYRSIEFGHLRILVIGEDFARKGIQKHLDSLGRNPRVNRKTLIAVVEGRAADIWKLKNPSNPLPVDYVVNLIKTNSQFSRALDFSFRDFFEALSREGKEPVTTYLRMSKDKRTITAFSIAIFKKDKFIGTIDNIEVQIYQMIIGKSKHGTITIGQATWPDEESITFSFRNVFTDVKTEVKDDIPHVYLNLEIEGDLTEQTSLIPAINVQTIKRTERALKARLEREFAKTIDKVQHEFKSDVFGFGEYFRAYYPAYWKSHNWEEEFPRAVVHVKIKVNIRRIGIES